The Fulvia fulva chromosome 1, complete sequence region CGTTCCGATCCCAAAAGTCTTTCGGCGGGACCGAGCAACCACCGGGGCGGCAACAGATCAAGAGAGTTTACAAGTGTCCGTGTGTCACGGGAAGTCTGTTCTTTAGCCAGCCATTCAAACCGTCCGTAAGCTGATGACGAGACTTCGAGTTGTGCCTGCATGTGATTGCCTGAGCCGTGACTTGCCGGTGTATGTATTCAATCGGTACAAATTTGCTGCTTGGCTTCGGTGCGTCCTCTGAAGATGTGGATAGATGGTAAAGGATATGGGGAATTGGCAGATGATAGCTTCAGTGGAAGAGAACGCTCCAAATGCGATTAGTAGACTACATGTATCATTCGTCTCTCGTATCTGCTCGAAATGGCCCGAATAGATCGTGTTCCCCCATGAAAGCAGTCCGCCCGTGTATACAACAGAAACGCTCAACGCCTTCAAATTCAACCTCTATCGTGGCCTCATCTATCGGGTTTGAGCAATCATCCAAAAGCTCGGGTATCAATCACTTAACAGCGCTCAAAAGCGCATAACATATTCGACAGGTGTACTCGTGGGTACGTGATACATGTCTTGTCTGACATGGATCGTCTTCAGACAATCAAAGACTCATGGTCAACCACTCCCACTCCTGGGGTCCAGTAATCATAGATGGAGGCACTCCAGGAGGTGGTCCATGTTGTCCAGGTGTCATCTGCCCGGGTCCGGCGCCGCCACCTGGTGGAACCATTTGCGCGTGCATCGGTGGCGCGTTTGGTTTGAGAGACATCGCGTTAGCCATGAGCGGAGGATGTTGAGTACCAGAGGTTCCCTCTTTCGGGTTCTTGTTGCCAGCTTTCGGCTCTTCAGCTTCTGCCATTTCGTGAGCGTTCTGGCCGAGAGTGTTGCTTGCGCGACTCGGTTTCCGGGTACGTCTGGGAGCAACTGGACGAGTCGGCGCGCTAGCTGGTGGCTGAGGCGTGGGCTTCGGTGGCCCAGGCGCAATTGACACGACGGTCTTCGCCGGTTTCTCAGTAGGACCTGAGCTAATCGGCGTGTTTCCAGCAGATCCAGCGCCTGATTTAGGAGAATCTTCATCATTGCCTTGTTTTCCTGAGTTTGGAGTGCTAGCATTGGTCTGCGCAACAGAATTCTTGCGACTGGCCACTTTCTTCGATCGTAAAGTGCCCACGGGCACAGAGTTGCCACTTCCGCGATTGCGCTTCTTGATCACGTCGGTCTTCAAGCTCAGCGGCCGCACCACACCGTGTAACTTGAGGAAGAGTCCACATGCATTACAAAGAGGCTGTCCCTCTGGGTTGCGTCGCCACAGAGGCGTAGTCTGCGTGAAGCAATTGGTACACGAGGTCGGGACGCCACTGTTGTCACCGAGTCTTGGACTGCCCGGTCGAGAAGGCACGGCAGAATTGAAGCCTGATTCTTGCGGCGAAGAGGGCGATGATTGCGTACGAATCGAGAACATGCCCGTGGCCATGCCCATGGTGTTGGGAGTCGATGTGGTCCGCGGGATCTTGCGGGTTCGGGGGTCTCCACCTCGATTTCGAATCTCGCTAACGGAGGCGGCCGACCCATGCCCCCTGCCCAAACCACTACCTTGATCCCAGCCCTGCGGTGAGGGTATCATCTCCGCACCACCAATCTGTACTCCTCTCCGGGTTGGATTCCCACCAAACCGCTCTACGGAGGGGTTGTAAGCGTTCGACAGACTGTTTTCCCACTGATAGCTGCCGTAGTTTTCCATACTTGGATCGTCCATTGCGGAGTATCCAGGTGGCATCATCATGTTCGGGTCCGCAAAAGACATTTGCTCATCCTCCTCCTCATCCTCGTCGCCGCCAAACTGAAACATCTGTCCTCTGATAGGCATACTGGCAGGTTGAAAGTCGTTCGACATGATATTTGTGGGGTCCAAGTGTCCAGGCATCTGAAAGACGGGCTGGTTGAAACCACTGTGGTGAGCCGGAGCGCTTGTAGAAGCGATGGCACTGAACATAGAATCGCTGTTCGGGTTGAACACAaactgctgctgctgctgatTAGCACTCTGCTGATGGTGATGTGGCTGAAAGCTCGGCATGGACTGGTGAGGGTGCAGCTGTGAACCAAAGTACATTTGCTCGCCCTCTGGAATTGGCTGTGGGGTAGAGGCTGTCGACGGGTACGCAGATCCGGGCGGTGATTGCAAACTAGAAGCGCTCGGGGGAGGCTGGAAGTTGTTGTACATCTGCTGAAATGATGATGTACTCATCATGGGCGAGCCAACAGGCGAGAACGTAAATTGTTGGTGCATCGGTCCGGCAGATTTCAGGATAGGATCGTTCTCAAGATTGAATGTGTCGAGGTTGAAAGGGAGTTGTGGATGCTGAGCCTGAGGCTGAGAGATTGGCATGTCCAAGGCGTAGTCGTGCAAAGCAGCCTCCAAGGCCGGATCTTCGGCGGCCATGCTTGTGTTGGCGACGGGAGGTACTTGTGGCGAGGCTTCCGCGCGCCTCTTGGGCGGCTGTAGATCGTTAGCGATAATCGGGCGTAGATGGAAGCGATCACTGACCCTTCGCTCGTCAATACTTGTCTTTCGCACATGCCGCTGCACATAGGCAAATTCTTCATTTTGACGGTTCTGGTGCACTGGTGGGACAGATGGCGCTGAGGCTCGTGCAGCCGAAAGTTCGTCGGCATCTCGCAGCCGTTGTTGCTGCTTGATCGGGATGGCAGATACAGACGTCGCCGCAGTCGAGAAGTCACCCTCGGCAATGCTCCCAGATGCTGCTGGACTTACTCCACTAGGCGAACCGATCGAAGAGGGAACAATGAAATCATCCAAGATCATATGATCATCGCGGTTCCGAGTCGCTTGCTGCGACGACTTGCGCAGTTGAGCAATACCGCTGGGCCCTTGCTGAGTGAGCGGTCGCGGAGTGAGTCGACTGTGCATGAATGTTAGCGGGCGGTCATGACCATGTTTGGAACAATACATGTATCTGCACTTACTTCTGACTTTCAGCAAGCTGTTTCCTGCGCAGATTCATTGACATCATGCGCCACGTGAGGTTCTCGAGGCGCTCAGAGTTGGGCAGCTGGCCCTTGGTCTTGTGGTATAACTTCCATATCTGCGTGCCGAGCGGATCGTTCTTCTGCATTTCTTCGGGAGTGTCGGTCTCGACGTGGCTGGCATCGTCTTTCCACTGTCCGAAGAAGGACTCGCGGAGCAAGCCCTTGCGGGCCTCTTTCTCGGTCGGTGACAAATCCAGCCTGGTGGACAAGGTCTCGAGGGTGGATTGCGAGGTGAGGGATGCTATTGCGCTCGACGTGCCCGAGACGCTGTCGTAGTGTTGGTGGTCGGGGAAGCGCACATGTCGCGGCGACGACTTGGTGTTCGAGGTGGTGGAGTCGGCGGCGTCCAGGGCAATGGCGGCAGCGTCCATCGAGTCGTCGGAGAGGGCACATGATTGTGGACGCACCCCACGCTGCCTGTCCGCATGTCGCTCGCGAGCCTGCAAGGCCGCGGGCTGGGCGTGAGACATACAGACGCTCAAGGCTCAGTATCGTGCCGGAGCAGCAATCCTATCTCCTCGAGGGGGGCTAGACACGCTGTCGCACGTGCTGGACATACGTTATGTAGTGGTAGTGGAAGGCCGTTACCGCAGCTGGTGGTAAAGGCAGGGTCCAGGTAATGCTCGGCTGTTGCTTCAGAAGCCAGTGTGCGCCACCGCGGCCGCAAGGTAGAGGGTCACTAGTAGCAAGTCTAGCGGCACCCTTAGGAAAGACTATTGATGGCGCTGCGCATCGGCCTCGCACGTCTTGCGCCCGACCGAGTCTTGTCGCTTGCACGGATGTAGCAGATCAGCAGCAGGACCACGGCGAGGGCGACATGCGACGACACAGTTGCATCCCACGTCCGATGCGCGTGGTGGAGACTACATACAAAGAACCATGCACTATGCATGCCAGAAGCTATGCGGAGGGTGAGTGAATGATAATCAGCGGGAGTTTAGCCTGAGTAAAGCCCTCCCGAACGAACTTGACAACTGATGGAAGGACCGCTGTTGGTTATTGAGCTTTGTACGCTCCAGCCCTGCACGCCCTGCCTCCGTTCAGCGCATGTATTGGTACAGCGTCCGCCGTGAAGCTTAGCTGCCGAGTAACGTTCAAGCCCCTGCCACATAGCCCACCAGTGCAATATGCATCAATGCACGTCCAAGCTCACCTGTCGTGTTACCTCCTACACTACTCCCGCGAGGCTTCGGGTTAAAAGAGAGCTTGCGCTTGCTCGCTTGCTTGATGACTTGGAATATCACTTGCACGACCAGGCACACGATGAGGGTCGACTGTTCCAGCGACACGCACAGCGTACCCACCGCATCCTTTCGAAGGCTCCAACGACCGCGCTACACCTGCACAGCGCGTCGGCGTCGTGGCGCAACACGAAGAATAACCGGAGGAAACACAAGCAATGGCTTCAGCTCAAGGTCAGGGGTCGCTCTGTAGATGATGTTCCCATGCATGCGCAGACCCGCCCACTCTTCAGCGTCCACCCGCGAGCCGCGCCA contains the following coding sequences:
- a CDS encoding Nitrogen regulatory protein areA — encoded protein: MSHAQPAALQARERHADRQRGVRPQSCALSDDSMDAAAIALDAADSTTSNTKSSPRHVRFPDHQHYDSVSGTSSAIASLTSQSTLETLSTRLDLSPTEKEARKGLLRESFFGQWKDDASHVETDTPEEMQKNDPLGTQIWKLYHKTKGQLPNSERLENLTWRMMSMNLRRKQLAESQNRLTPRPLTQQGPSGIAQLRKSSQQATRNRDDHMILDDFIVPSSIGSPSGVSPAASGSIAEGDFSTAATSVSAIPIKQQQRLRDADELSAARASAPSVPPVHQNRQNEEFAYVQRHVRKTSIDERRPPKRRAEASPQVPPVANTSMAAEDPALEAALHDYALDMPISQPQAQHPQLPFNLDTFNLENDPILKSAGPMHQQFTFSPVGSPMMSTSSFQQMYNNFQPPPSASSLQSPPGSAYPSTASTPQPIPEGEQMYFGSQLHPHQSMPSFQPHHHQQSANQQQQQFVFNPNSDSMFSAIASTSAPAHHSGFNQPVFQMPGHLDPTNIMSNDFQPASMPIRGQMFQFGGDEDEEEDEQMSFADPNMMMPPGYSAMDDPSMENYGSYQWENSLSNAYNPSVERFGGNPTRRGVQIGGAEMIPSPQGWDQGSGLGRGHGSAASVSEIRNRGGDPRTRKIPRTTSTPNTMGMATGMFSIRTQSSPSSPQESGFNSAVPSRPGSPRLGDNSGVPTSCTNCFTQTTPLWRRNPEGQPLCNACGLFLKLHGVVRPLSLKTDVIKKRNRGSGNSVPVGTLRSKKVASRKNSVAQTNASTPNSGKQGNDEDSPKSGAGSAGNTPISSGPTEKPAKTVVSIAPGPPKPTPQPPASAPTRPVAPRRTRKPSRASNTLGQNAHEMAEAEEPKAGNKNPKEGTSGTQHPPLMANAMSLKPNAPPMHAQMVPPGGGAGPGQMTPGQHGPPPGVPPSMITGPQEWEWLTMSL